The proteins below are encoded in one region of Thioalkalivibrio sp. K90mix:
- the uvrB gene encoding excinuclease ABC subunit UvrB — translation MQPDEGEQFKVVSQYQPAGDQPAAIRALTDGIEAGLAHQVLLGVTGSGKTFTIANVVENLQRPTIILAPNKTLAAQLYGEFKEFFPNNAVEYFVSYYDYYQPEAYVPSSDTYIEKDASINDHIEQMRLSATRALLERRDAIIVASVSAIYGLGDPRKYLSMVLHLQRGDRIDQRDLLRRLAELQYTRNDTELRRATYRVRGEVIDIHPAESEIEAVRIELFDDEIERLSYFDPLTGEQLRTVPRLTIYPKTHYVTPRETLLGAVDQIRDELKERLDFLRKEDRLVEAQRLEQRTLFDLEMILEIGYCNGIENYSRYLSGRAPGEPPPTFFDYLPKDALLVVDESHVSVPQVGGMYKGDRSRKETLVEYGFRLPSALDNRPLRFEEFEALQPQTIYVSATPGPYEREHAGAIVDQVVRPTGLLDPILEVRPAGSQVDDCLSEVRDRVERDERVLITTLTKRMAEDLTDYLSEHGVRVRYLHSDIDTVERMEIIRDLRLGEFDVLVGINLLREGLDMPEVSLVAIFDADKEGFLRSDRSLIQTIGRAARNVNGKAILYADKVTGSMQRAIDETERRREKQIAHNEAHGITPQGIRKNVADILEARNATPGSGRRRGQKKVAEEAPDYIDAPEQAAKEIEKLEQEMFQKARDLEFEEAARIRDRIEKLKALAFRPEASLS, via the coding sequence GTGCAGCCAGATGAAGGCGAACAATTCAAGGTGGTATCGCAGTATCAGCCCGCCGGCGATCAGCCGGCGGCGATCCGCGCGCTGACCGATGGCATCGAGGCCGGGCTGGCCCACCAGGTCCTGCTCGGTGTGACGGGGTCGGGCAAGACCTTCACGATCGCCAACGTCGTCGAGAATCTGCAGCGTCCGACCATCATCCTGGCACCGAACAAGACCCTGGCCGCGCAGCTGTATGGCGAGTTCAAGGAGTTCTTCCCGAACAACGCGGTGGAGTACTTCGTCTCGTACTACGACTACTACCAGCCGGAGGCCTACGTCCCGTCCTCGGACACCTACATCGAGAAGGATGCCTCGATCAACGACCACATCGAACAGATGCGCCTGTCCGCGACGCGTGCCCTGCTGGAACGCCGGGATGCCATCATCGTGGCTTCGGTGTCGGCCATCTACGGCCTCGGTGATCCGCGCAAATACCTGTCCATGGTCCTGCACCTCCAGCGCGGGGACCGTATCGACCAGCGGGACCTGCTGCGCCGTCTGGCGGAACTGCAGTACACCCGTAACGACACCGAGCTGCGGCGCGCCACCTACCGCGTACGCGGGGAGGTGATCGACATCCATCCCGCGGAATCCGAGATCGAGGCCGTGCGCATCGAGTTGTTCGACGACGAGATCGAGCGGCTATCGTACTTCGACCCGCTGACCGGTGAGCAGCTGCGTACCGTCCCGCGCCTGACCATCTACCCGAAGACGCACTACGTGACCCCGCGCGAGACGTTGCTGGGCGCGGTGGATCAGATTCGCGACGAGCTCAAGGAGCGTCTGGATTTCCTGCGCAAGGAGGATCGCCTGGTCGAGGCGCAGCGCCTGGAGCAGCGCACCCTGTTCGATCTGGAGATGATCCTGGAGATCGGCTACTGCAACGGTATCGAAAACTACTCGCGCTATCTCTCCGGCCGGGCCCCGGGCGAGCCGCCGCCCACCTTCTTCGACTACCTGCCGAAGGACGCGCTGCTGGTGGTTGATGAGTCGCATGTGTCGGTGCCCCAGGTGGGCGGGATGTACAAGGGCGACCGCTCGCGCAAGGAGACGCTGGTGGAATACGGCTTCCGTCTGCCCTCGGCGCTGGACAACCGCCCCCTGCGCTTCGAGGAGTTCGAGGCCCTGCAGCCGCAGACCATCTACGTCTCGGCCACACCGGGGCCGTACGAGCGCGAGCATGCCGGGGCCATCGTCGATCAGGTCGTCCGGCCCACCGGGCTTCTGGACCCGATTCTCGAGGTGCGCCCGGCGGGCAGCCAGGTCGACGACTGTCTGTCCGAGGTGCGCGACCGGGTGGAGCGCGACGAGCGTGTATTGATCACGACGCTGACCAAGCGCATGGCCGAGGACCTGACCGACTATCTCTCGGAACACGGCGTGCGGGTGCGCTATCTGCATTCGGATATCGACACCGTCGAGCGTATGGAGATCATCCGCGACCTGCGCCTCGGGGAGTTTGACGTGCTGGTGGGGATCAACTTGCTGCGCGAGGGCCTGGACATGCCCGAGGTCTCGCTGGTGGCGATCTTTGACGCCGACAAGGAGGGCTTCCTGCGCTCCGATCGCTCGCTGATTCAGACCATCGGGCGGGCGGCACGCAACGTGAACGGCAAGGCCATCCTGTACGCCGACAAGGTCACCGGATCGATGCAAAGGGCGATCGACGAGACCGAGCGCCGGCGGGAGAAGCAGATCGCCCATAACGAGGCGCACGGCATCACCCCGCAGGGCATTCGCAAGAATGTCGCCGACATCCTCGAGGCCCGTAATGCCACGCCGGGCTCCGGTCGCCGGCGTGGCCAGAAAAAGGTGGCCGAAGAGGCGCCGGATTACATCGACGCCCCGGAGCAGGCCGCCAAGGAGATCGAAAAGCTGGAACAGGAGATGTTCCAGAAGGCTCGCGACCTGGAGTTCGAGGAGGCCGCGCGGATCCGTGACCGCATCGAGAAGCTCAAAGCACTCGCGTTCCGCCCGGAAGCCTCGCTATCCTAA